The window TCCCAGTCCTTTCCCTTATCCTCCCAAACCTTATATAGCAGAGAAAAGAGCAATCTATGATTTTCAAAGTAGAAGTCCTCTTCTCTGAGGTGTTCAAGCACAGTAGGCATGGTCTCTGGGTCTGCAATTATTGCACCCAAGACTGCCCTTTCCGCAAGTTCGTCATAGGGTGGTTCAAGGTCAGAGGGTATCATGTCCTTTCTTTGGCAAGTGCGGTAATCTCAAGCTCCACAAGAGCACCAAGAGGCAGACCACTCACTTCAACGGTTGTTCTTACAGGTTTGACAGGCACATCCTTAAAAAAGTCCTCGTATAGGGTATTAAACTCTTTGAAAAGGCTAATGTCCTTTAGGTAGACCACTACCCTTACTATACTCTTCTTATCCACACCACTTGCCTGCAGTATTGCCTCTATGTTGTCAAAGACCTGTTTAACTTGGTCTGTAAAACCTTCCTTGAGCTTTCCAGTATTTGGGTCAATGCCTATTTGACCCGACAGGAACAAAAAGCCACCTGCTATAAGTGCTTGGGAGTAGGGTCCCACTGGTCTTGGTGCTTTTTCTGTAAAGATAGGTGTCATGTTTTAATATTTTAAGCCAATAGTGGGTGCTCTTGGCTGAAAAGGTCAACATAGAGTTTT of the Aquificaceae bacterium genome contains:
- a CDS encoding Rid family detoxifying hydrolase, with the translated sequence MTPIFTEKAPRPVGPYSQALIAGGFLFLSGQIGIDPNTGKLKEGFTDQVKQVFDNIEAILQASGVDKKSIVRVVVYLKDISLFKEFNTLYEDFFKDVPVKPVRTTVEVSGLPLGALVELEITALAKERT